In Populus nigra chromosome 1, ddPopNigr1.1, whole genome shotgun sequence, one genomic interval encodes:
- the LOC133697131 gene encoding putative disease resistance protein At3g14460 produces MHRRGNSRCKASSSNQNMTCEAAGTTSKAIPLETCKLSDDLNLLQLMLREKLSGKRCLIILDDVCKVDSTEQWDLLCRPLSAAFQPPARGVKIVITTRNDGVPSIMGGFSHHHLEALSEYDCLSVFAHHVLEKQNLMQSKSASFWVRIAS; encoded by the exons ATGCATAGGAGGGGCAATTCACGATGTAAGGCTTCATCATCTAATCAAAACATGACCTGTGAAGCTGCCGGCACTACAAGTAAG GCAATTCCTTTGGAAACTTGTAAGTTGAGCGATGATCTGAATTTGCTTCAATTGATGCTAAGAGAAAAGCTTTCTGGTAAGAGATGCTTGATTATCTTAGACGATGTATGCAAGGTGGACAGTACTGAGCAATGGGATCTTCTATGCAGACCCCTTTCAGCCGCCTTTCAGCCGCCCGCGCGTGGAGTTAAGATAGTTATCACAACAAGAAACGATGGCGTCCCATCGATCATGGGTGGCTTTTCACACCACCATCTAGAGGCATTATCAGAATATGATTGCTTGTCAGTGTTTGCACATCATGTTTTAGAAAAGCAAAATTTGATGCAATCCAAATCTGCAAGCTTTTGGGTAAGAATAGCAAGCTAG
- the LOC133682911 gene encoding putative disease resistance RPP13-like protein 1, whose amino-acid sequence MHKRKNSRFKASQESMTEEPQAAGTSLVGKLICCCLLNPSPVMDTRNEEISSRSRDLENRACGERHHRSAGKRTPTTSLLDRSKVYGRKKDKEFILELLLEREVASNGRVCVVAIGGEEGVGKTTLAQLVYNDSTVANAFDLRAWVFDSEDFDVRSITGTILQEVTKDEACKLSGDLNFLQVKLRERLSGKRSLIVLDDACNVGYDQWDLLRQPFAGSEVKIIVTTRNNSVPRIMAAISTRHLEVLSDDDCLSVFLDHAPPELKFVDADPKQQAIVAKIASKCKGLPQAAKYLGGRLRSAHCTQWEKIYISNCEIYI is encoded by the coding sequence atgcaCAAGAGAAAGAATTCACGATTCAAAGCTTCACAAGAAAGCATGACCGAAGAGCCTCAAGCTGCAGGCACAAGTTTGGTAGGGAAATTGATCTGTTGTTGTTTGTTAAATCCAAGTCCTGTTATGGATACCAGGAATGAGGAAATTAGTTCAAGATCAAGAGATTTGGAAAACCGTGCTTGTGGAGAGAGGCACCATAGATCAGCAGGTAAAAGAACTCCCACAACTTCTTTGCTTGATAGATCTAAGGTTTATGGTAGAAAGAAGGACAAAGAGTTCATTCTTGAATTGTTACTGGAGAGAGAAGTAGCTAGCAATGGTAGAGTTTGTGTGGTTGCCATAGGTGGGGAGGAAGGAGTTGGCAAGACCACTCTAGCCCAGCTTGTGTACAACGATTCCACAGTGGCCAACGCTTTTGATTTGAGAGCTTGGGTTTTTGATTCAGAAGATTTTGATGTTCGGAGCATAACAGGGACAATCCTCCAGGAAGTTACCAAGGATGAGGCTTGTAAGCTTAGTGgagatttgaattttcttcaggTGAAGCTAAGAGAGAGACTTTCTGGAAAGAGAAGTTTGATCGTGTTAGATGATGCTTGCAATGTGGGCTATGACCAATGGGATCTTCTACGCCAACCCTTTGCTGGTTCTGAAGTTAAAATAATTGTCACCACGCGAAACAACAGCGTCCCACGAATCATGGCTGCCATTTCCACTCGCCATCTAGAGGTGTTATCAGATGACGATTGTCTTtcagtgtttttagatcatgcACCGCCAGAACTGAAGTTCGTCGACGCAGATCCGAAGCAACAAGCAATAGTGGCAAAAATAGCAAGCAAATGTAAAGGCTTACCACAGGCTGCAAAATATCTGGGGGGAAGACTGCGCTCTGCTCACTGTACTCAATGGGAGAAGATATACATATCgaattgtgagatatatatTTGA